In a genomic window of Xenopus laevis strain J_2021 chromosome 5S, Xenopus_laevis_v10.1, whole genome shotgun sequence:
- the smyd2.S gene encoding N-lysine methyltransferase SMYD2-B (The RefSeq protein has 1 substitution compared to this genomic sequence) → MGQPEGLERFDSPGKGRGLKATRSFALGELLFSCPAYTYVLTDNERGNHCDFCFTRKEGLSKCGKCKQAFYCNVDCQKGDWPMHKLECSSMCSSGQNWCPSETVRLTARILAKQKTQTERTASERFMSVKEFESHLSKLDNEKKELIENDISALHRFYSKNVHNCDNAALEFLFAQVNCNGFTIEDEELSHLGSAIFPDVALMNHSCCPNVIVTYKGTVAEVRAVQEIHAGEEVFTSYIDLLYPTEDRNDRLKDSYFFSCDCRECSTKQKDPAKLELRKLSDPPSPQTVRDMITYARNVVEEFRRAKHYKTPSELLEICELSLDKMGSVFVDSNVYMLHMMYQAMGVCLYMQDWEGALKYGEKIIKPYSKHYPAYSLNVASMWLKLGRLYMGLEKNTIGTKALKKALAIMEIAHGPDHYYIAEIKKELEL, encoded by the exons ATGGGACAGCCCGAGGGTCTGGAACGGTTCGATAGCCCAGGGAAAGGCCGGGGATTGAAGGCGACGCGTTCCTTCGCGCTGGGGGAGCTGCTGTTCTCCTGCCCGGCCTACACCTACGTACTGACTGACAACGAGCGGGGGAACCACTGCGACTTCTGCTTCACCAG GAAGGAAGGTTTGTCGAAATGCGGCAAGTGCAAGCAAGCCTTTTACTGCAACGTGGACTGCCAG AAAGGAGACTGGCCCATGCACAAGTTGGAATGTTCGTCAATGTGTTCTTATGGACAGAACTGGTGTCCCTCGGAAACCGTCAGGCTCACGGCGAGGATACTGGCCAAACAG AAAACCCAGACAGAGAGGACCGCGTCGGAAAGGTTCATGTCCGTTAAAGAGTTTGAATCCC ACCTCAGCAAGCTTGACAATGAGAAGAAAGAGTTAATTGAGAACGACATTTCTGCCCTTCACCGGTTTTACTCCAAGAATGTGCACAATTGCGACAATGCAGCATTAGAGTTCCTCTTTGCACAG GTTAACTGCAACGGCTTCACCATTGAAGATGAAGAACTCTCCCATTTGGGATCCGCTATATTTCCAGA TGTTGCACTAATGAATCACAGCTGCTGCCCCAACGTCATTGTCACGTACAAGGGGACGGTGGCAGAAGTCAGAGCCGTGCAAGAGATCCACGCCGGAGAGGAG gtTTTCACCAGTTACATCGATCTGCTCTACCCCACGGAGGATAGAAACGACAGACTGAAGGATTCCTATTTCTTTAGCTGTGACTGCAGAGAGTGCTCCACTAAACAGAAG GATCCGGCAAAATTGGAACTCCGAAAACTAAGCGACCCTCCGAGCCCCCAGACTGTACGAGACATGATCACATATGCACGCAACGTGGTCGAGGAGTTCCGGAGAGCAAAGCACTATAAGA CTCCCAGTGAGCTGCTGGAGATCTGCGAGCTGAGTCTGGATAAGATGGGCTCTGTGTTTGTGGACAGCAATGTGTACATGCTGCATATGATGTACCAAGCAATGGGCGTGTGCCTTTACATGCAGGACTGGGAAGGGGCCTTAAAGTATGGAGAGAAGATTATCAAACCATACAG TAAGCACTATCCTGCATATTCCCTTAACGTGGCCTCCATGTGGCTGAAGTTAGGCCGCTTGTATATGGGTCTGGAAAAGAATACTATTGGGACAAAGGCTCTGAAGAAG GCCCTGGCTATAATGGAAATAGCCCATGGCCCCGATCATTATTATATAGCTGAGATCAAAAAGGAACTGGAGCTGTGA